The Vicia villosa cultivar HV-30 ecotype Madison, WI linkage group LG1, Vvil1.0, whole genome shotgun sequence genome includes a region encoding these proteins:
- the LOC131631763 gene encoding uncharacterized protein LOC131631763 gives MEEGTLDNDRHQIRNICILAHVDHGKTTLADQLIATAGSGMVHPKVAGKVRFMDFLDEEQRRAITMKSSSISLHYNQHTVNLIDSPGHIDFCGEVSTAARLSDGALLLVDAVEGVHIQTHAVLRQCWIERLSPCLVLNKIDRLITELKLTPFEAYTRLLKIVHEVNGIVSAYNSQKYLSDVDSLLAGGTAAGGEVMEDYDDVEDVFQPQKGNVVFACALDGWGFGIHEFAEIYASKLGASVSALQKALWGPRYFNAKTKMIVGKKGIGGGGKAKPMFVQFVLEPLWQVYQGALGGDKGLVEKVIKSFNLQIPARELQNRDSKVVLQAVMSRWLPLSDAILSMVVKCMPDPVAAQGSRISRLIPQREVGFDNEIDRRVVEEAELVRKSVEGCDWRGEVPCVAFVAKMFALPIKMLPPPQVGEFVGSYGEEGEGDSDECFLAFARIFSGVLSVGQRVFVISALYDPLKGESMQKHIQEAELKSIYLMMGQGLKVVKSAKAGDVVAIRGLGQYILKSATLSSTRNCWPFSSMAFQVAPILRVAIEPSDPADMGALLKGLRLLNRADPFVEVTVSARGEHVLAAAGEVHLERCIKDLKDRFAKVSLEVSPPLVSYKETIEGEVSNMLENLKVLSKNLDYVEKTTPNGRCVVRVQVMKLLPSLTKVLDESADLLGDILGIKSGQTVKSLETQRTNILENENPAEVIKKRMMEAIESDILSRIENDEEHAEKCRLKWLKLLRRIWALGPSYTGTNVLFTPDIKAESTDSYVLIRGSSQLSERLGFVADSGNSNSVSETSSNESQVLYMDAERLESNVITGFQLATSAGPLCDEPMWGLAFVIEARISSSTGHHDESETHQQSDQYGIFAGQVIATVKDACRTAVLKNKPRLVEAMYFCELNTPTEYLGPMYGVLSRRRARILKEEMQEGSPFFTVHAYIPVSESFGFTDELRSKTSGAASALLVLSHWEALLEDPFFVPKTEEEIEEFGDGSSVLPNTARKLIDTVRRRKGLPVEEKVVQHGTKQRTLARKV, from the coding sequence ATGGAGGAAGGAACTCTTGATAACGACCGGCACCAAATCCGCAACATATGCATCCTTGCACACGTAGACCACGGCAAGACAACGCTGGCGGACCAGCTTATCGCGACGGCGGGCAGTGGCATGGTCCATCCCAAGGTAGCAGGTAAAGTCCGGTTCATGGATTTCCTCGACGAAGAACAGCGTCGAGCCATAACAATGAAGAGTTCCTCTATTTCGCTTCACTACAATCAACACACCGTTAATCTGATCGATTCCCCTGGACACATCGATTTCTGCGGCGAAGTGTCCACCGCTGCGAGGCTCTCTGATGGTGCACTTCTTTTGGTTGATGCTGTTGAAGGTGTTCATATTCAGACTCATGCTGTTCTTCGTCAATGTTGGATCGAACGGCTTTCGCCTTGTCTTGTTCTTAATAAGATTGATAGGTTAATTACTGAGTTGAAGCTTACTCCTTTTGAAGCGTATACGCGTCTTTTGAAAATTGTTCATGAGGTTAATGGGATTGTGAGTGCTTATAATTCGCAGAAGTATTTATCTGATGTGGATTCTCTTCTTGCTGGCGGGACGGCTGCTGGAGGTGAGGTTATGGAGGATTATGATGATGTGGAAGATGTGTTTCAGCCTCAGAAAGGGAATGTTGTGTTTGCTTGTGCTTTGGatggttggggttttgggattcACGAGTTTGCTGAGATATATGCTTCAAAGCTTGGTGCTAGTGTGAGTGCTTTGCAGAAGGCTTTGTGGGGTCCGAGATATTTTAATGCGAAGACGAAGATGATTGTTGGGAAGAAAGGGATTGGTGGTGGTGGTAAGGCGAAGCCTATGTTTGTTCAGTTTGTGTTGGAGCCTTTATGGCAGGTTTATCAAGGAGCACTTGGAGGGGATAAAGGGTTGGTTGAGAAGGTTATTAAGTCTTTTAATTTGCAGATTCCGGCGCGAGAATTGCAGAATAGAGATTCTAAAGTTGTGCTTCAAGCTGTTATGAGTCGTTGGCTTCCTCTTTCGGATGCCATTCTGTCTATGGTGGTGAAGTGTATGCCGGATCCTGTGGCAGCACAGGGTTCTCGAATATCGCGACTCATTCCGCAGCGCGAGGTTGGTTTTGATAATGAGATCGATAGGAGGGTTGTGGAGGAGGCCGAGCTTGTGAGGAAGTCGGTGGAGGGGTGTGATTGGAGGGGTGAGGTTCCATGTGTTGCTTTTGTGGCGAAAATGTTTGCTCTTCCTATTAAAATGCTTCCTCCTCCTCAAGTGGGGGAGTTTGTGGGGAGTTATGGTGAGGAAGGTgagggtgattctgatgagtgtTTTTTAGCATTTGCTAGGATATTTAGTGGTGTTTTGTCTGTTGGGCAGAGAGTTTTTGTGATTTCAGCATTGTATGATCCTTTGAAAGGGGAGTCAATGCAAAAACATATACAAGAGGCTGAATTGAAATCCATTTATCTGATGATGGGCCAAGGATTGAAAGTGGTCAAATCTGCAAAAGCAGGAGATGTTGTTGCGATCCGAGGACTTGGCCAGTATATTTTGAAAAGTGCTACACTTTCTTCTACTAGGAACTGTTGGCCTTTTTCAAGTATGGCGTTTCAAGTTGCCCCGATTTTGAGGGTTGCAATTGAGCCATCTGACCCTGCAGATATGGGTGCACTGCTCAAAGGCTTGAGGCTTTTGAATCGAGCAGATCCGTTTGTTGAGGTCACGGTTTCTGCTAGAGGAGAGCATGTGCTTGCCGCGGCTGGTGAAGTTCATTTGGAGAGATGCATAAAGGATTTGAAGGATAGGTTTGCAAAAGTAAGCTTGGAAGTCTCTCCGCCTCTTGTGTCCTACAAAGAGACAATTGAAGGGGAGGTATCCAACATGCTGGAAAATTTGAAAGTTCTCAGCAAGAACTTAGATTATGTTGAGAAAACGACACCCAATGGAAGATGTGTTGTACGCGTGCAGGTGATGAAACTTCTACCTTCTCTCACAAAGGTGCTTGATGAAAGCGCTGATTTACTAGGAGATATCCTTGGAATAAAGTCAGGGCAGACGGTTAAAAGTTTGGAAACTCAGAGAACAAATATTCTCGAAAATGAGAATCCAGCGGAAGTGATTAAAAAGCGTATGATGGAAGCAATTGAGAGTGACATTTTGAGTAGGATTGAGAATGATGAAGAGCATGCCGAGAAATGCAGATTGAAGTGGTTAAAGCTTTTGAGGAGGATATGGGCACTTGGACCGAGTTACACTGGCACTAACGTTCTCTTTACTCCTGATATTAAAGCAGAAAGTACTGATAGCTATGTTCTAATACGCGGTTCTTCTCAACTATCCGAAAGGTTGGGTTTTGTGGCTGATTCTGGTAACAGTAACTCGGTTTCAGAGACATCTTCAAATGAGAGCCAAGTGTTGTATATGGATGCTGAGCGTCTTGAGAGTAATGTTATAACCGGGTTCCAACTAGCAACTTCTGCTGGGCCGTTATGTGACGAACCTATGTGGGGTTTGGCATTTGTCATTGAGGCACGGATATCTTCATCTACAGGGCACCATGATGAATCCGAAACACACCAACAATCCGACCAGTATGGCATCTTTGCAGGACAGGTTATTGCAACTGTCAAAGATGCTTGTAGGACAGCTGTGCTAAAGAATAAGCCAAGGCTTGTGGAAGCAATGTACTTTTGTGAATTGAATACTCCTACTGAATATTTGGGTCCCATGTATGGTGTGCTTTCCCGAAGACGGGCTCgaattttgaaagaagagatGCAGGAAGGTTCCCCTTTCTTCACTGTGCATGCATATATTCCTGTTTCTGAGAGCTTTGGCTTTACTGATGAGCTCAGAAGCAAAACTTCTGGCGCTGCGAGTGCACTTCTTGTCCTTAGCCATTGGGAAGCACTACTCGAGGATCCTTTCTTTGTACCTAAAACAGAAGAGGAAATCGAAGAGTTTGGAGATGGTTCCAGCGTTCTTCCAAATACAGCAAGAAAGTTGATTGACACGGTCAGACGGCGCAAGGGCCTTCCTGTGGAGGAAAAGGTAGTACAACATGGAACAAAGCAGAGGACACTCGCCCGTAAAGTTTGA